TTTTCGCCTTCCTGTTCGTCGACCTGTTCGACAACTCCGGCACCCTGATCGGCGTCGCCAAGCGCGCCGGCCTGATGCGCAAGGACGGCCACATGCCGAAAATGGGCCGGGCGCTGATCGCCGACAGCACCGCGGCGATGGCCGGTTCCCTGCTGGGTACCTCGACCACCACCAGCTACATCGAATCTGCAGCCGGCGTCAGCGCCGGTGGCCGCACCGGCCTGACCGCCATCGTGGTGGCTATTCTGTTCCTGCTGGCGCTGTTCTTCGCACCGCTGGCCGGCAGCGTGCCAGCCTTCGCCACGGCACCGGCGCTGTTGTTCGTCGCCGTGTTGATGGCTTCGGGCCTGGCTGAAATAAACTGGGACGACATTACCGAAGCCGCGCCGGTGGTGGTCACTGCCCTGGCCATGCCGCTGACCTACTCGATCGCCAACGGCATCGCCTTCGGTTTCATTGCCTGGACCGCGATCAAGCTGCTTTCCGGCCGCGCCCGTGACCTCAACGCGGCACTGGTGATCCTCTCGGTCCTGTTCGTCATCAAACTGGGCTGGTTCAACGCATGAGTGCTGTCTTCGACCCTTCGACCTACACCCAGCAGCTCGACGCCAAGGTCGCGCGCCTGCGCGAGCTGCTGGCGCCGTTCGCGGCGCCCGAGCCTGCGGTATTCGACTCGCCGCGCGAGCACTATCGCCTGCGCGCCGAGTTCCGCCTGTGGCGCGAAAACGAGCAGCGCTTCTACGCGATGTTCGCCCCGGGCGAGAAACACACGCCGATTCTGATTGAAGACTTCCCGATTGCCAGTCTGCAGATCAACGACCTGATGCCACGGCTCAAGGCCGCCTGGCAAGCCAGCTCGGCGTTGAGCTTCAAGCTGTTCCAGGTGGAGTTCCTCACCACCCTGGCAGGCGATGCAATGATCACCCTGTGCTATCACCGTCCGCTGGACGAGCACTGGGAGCGCGCCGCGCAGCAACTGGCCAGCGACCTGGGCGTGAGCATCATCGGCCGCTCCAAGGGCAAGCGCGTGGTGATCGGCCGCGATTACGCAGTCGAAGAGCTGCAGATTGCCGGGCGCACCTTCCGCTACCGCCAGCCTGAAGGCGCCTTCACCCAGCCTAACGGCGCGGTCAACCAGAAGATGCTCAACTGGGCCTATGAAGCCCTGGGCGAGCGCCAGGACGATCTGCTCGAGCTGTACTGCGGCAACGGCAACTTCACCCTGCCGCTGGCCACCCGGGTGCGCAAGGTACTGGCCACCGAGATCAGCAAGACCTCGGTCAATGCCGCCCTGCACAACCTCGACGACAACGCTGTGGATAACGTGCGCCTGG
This portion of the Pseudomonas sp. SORT22 genome encodes:
- the trmA gene encoding tRNA (uridine(54)-C5)-methyltransferase TrmA, which codes for MSAVFDPSTYTQQLDAKVARLRELLAPFAAPEPAVFDSPREHYRLRAEFRLWRENEQRFYAMFAPGEKHTPILIEDFPIASLQINDLMPRLKAAWQASSALSFKLFQVEFLTTLAGDAMITLCYHRPLDEHWERAAQQLASDLGVSIIGRSKGKRVVIGRDYAVEELQIAGRTFRYRQPEGAFTQPNGAVNQKMLNWAYEALGERQDDLLELYCGNGNFTLPLATRVRKVLATEISKTSVNAALHNLDDNAVDNVRLVRLSAEELTEALNEVRPFRRLEGIDLKSYQFASVFVDPPRAGMDPDTCELTRRFDNILYISCNPQTLAANIAQLHDTHRIERCALFDQFPYTHHMESGVLLVRR